A section of the Girardinichthys multiradiatus isolate DD_20200921_A chromosome 5, DD_fGirMul_XY1, whole genome shotgun sequence genome encodes:
- the LOC124868082 gene encoding protein phosphatase 1 regulatory subunit 29-like, producing the protein MAARQCLSFLSPSLFLSLLLPALLLLRLPGMVKGDCWLIEGDKGYVWLAICSQNQPPYETIPQHINSTVHDLRLNENKLKVVLFTSMYRFTNLTDLNLTKNEISYIEDGAFAGQANLQVLQLGYNKLTNLTEGMLRGLGRMQCLFLQHNLVEVIAINAFWECPNLSSLDLSSNKLARLDPSTFNVLNRLMVCELAGNPFHCGCDLYNFLTWLEEFNNVTHTYDRLQCETPSELTGYPLLGPVPGHGRNARYILLSVCRDGVIIPGMTSQMPDPDGSGMGFEGSDLGLYPQSTTTSTADPNYVPQISIKLESVSLYTASLLVQIPKPHTKMYILSQYNDTFPTDIMSLTKKKKKIPIDKLKPHTNYTYCVASASKSQRYNHTCLSFTTRAMGPEDLRPNPSTTTHYIMTILGCLFGMVIVLGFVYYCLRRRRIQEEKEKAISVKKTILEMRYGPETAAAVANDAGAIQRLQEQTHHHHSGGAGGKLPPSASSSTGMLHGSANTSSSRLSTLPQVEKMASAFSEAMGSKSNYMDIRTTGMTGESRDGVMVAGGIGGEVVVDMRGVAENGTEAGEDSDDDGHGSASEISTIAKEVDKVNQIINNCIDALKLDASANIATTADDGNSLSSSQPPCMAPLSRNLLPLSTSSTGDQIMASSPKVHSKSQPHPQPQPQPQSHPQPHPQLHQQPHPPSMAPVPLVMPLSERPGISGGGFLSPPYRDPPPANAVRPLQRQQSAETAVVKNRCGPPAAVSVKNTRMYSVDIPEQRNDPPKYPTEKGSPAICGGIGGSGGLGGVGGCGGNGKGNINGGGLSLNGGGMGCNNGNGSGCGVAGPGQQQHHLEVQPDYHSSEHRHSFPALYYDDDNDSPLPAQKASFLKPLGRTKRDATATYSQLSPSRHHNYNSGYSSSPEYSSESTLRIWERFRPYKKNPREEASYIAAGHALRKKVQFAKDEDLHDILDYWKGVSAQQKL; encoded by the exons ATGGCCGCCAGACAATGTTTGTCCTTCCTGTCTCCCTCCCTGTTTCTTTCACTCCTTCTTCCTGCACTGTTGCTTCTACGCCTGCCTGGTATGGTGAAAGGGGACTGCTGGCTGATAGAGGGGGATAAAGGTTACGTTTGGTTGGCTATCTGCAGTCAGAACCAGCCTCCATAtgagaccatcccccagcaCATCAACAGCACG GTTCATGACTTGAGGCTGAATGAGAACAAACTCAAGGTGGTTCTCTTTACCTCCATGTACCGCTTCACAAACCTAACTGATCTCAATCTAACCAAGAATGAGATAAGCTACATCGAGGATGGGGCCTTTGCTGGACAGGCAAACCTTCAG gTTCTACAACTGGGCTACAACAAACTGACCAATCTGACTGAGGGAATGTTGAGAGGCCTAGGGCGAATGCAGTGCCTCTTTTTACAACACAACCTCGTCGAGGTCATTGCCATCAATGCCTTCTGGGAGTGCCCTAACCTTAGCAGTCTGGatttgtcttcaaataaatTGGCCCGTCTTGACCCATCTACCTTCAATGTCCTCAACAGGCTAATGGTTTGTGAACTAGCGGGAAACCCATTCCATTGTGGCTGTGACCTCTACAATTTTTTGACTTGGCTAGAGGAATTTAACAATGTCACCCACACTTACGACCGGCTCCAATGtgaaactccatcagaactgaCAGGTTACCCACTCCTGGGCCCAGTGCCAGGGCATGGAAGAAATGCTCGGTACATTCTTTTATCTGTCTGTCGTGATGGTGTAATTATTCCAGGGATGACATCCCAGATGCCAGATCCAGATGGGTCAGGAATGGGTTTTGAAGGTTCTGACCTAGGTCTGTACCCTCAATCAACCACAACATCTACTGCCGATCCCAACTATGTTCCTCAGATTTCCATTAAGCTTGAATCGGTCTCCCTCTACACTGCATCACTTCTTGTGCAGATTCCAAAACCACACACTAAGATGTACATTCTCTCCCAGTATAATGATACCTTTCCTACAGACATCATGTCCCttacaaagaagaagaagaagattcCTATAGATAAGCTGAAACCACACACTAACTACACTTACTGTGTGGCTTCTGCAAGTAAATCTCAGCGCTACAATCATACTTGCCTGTCTTTCACAACACGGGCCATGGGCCCAGAGGACCTCCGTCCTAATCCATCCACAACTACCCACTACATTATGACCATcttgggatgtctgtttggtaTGGTGATTGTGCTCGGATTTGTCTACTACTGCCTCAGGCGACGACGCATCCAAGAAGAGAAGGAAAAGGCTATAAGTGTAAAGAAAACAATCCTGGAGATGAG GTATGGCCCagagacagctgcagctgtggCCAATGACGCAGGTGCGATCCAGCGCCTTCAGGAGCAGACCCACCACCACCATTCAGGAGGAGCGGGAGGCAAGCTTCCACCATCTGCCTCTTCTAGTACAGGGATGCTCCATGGATCAGCCAACACAAGTTCTTCCCGCCTCTCCACCTTACCCCAGGTTGAAAAAATGGCCTCTGCCTTCTCTGAGGCAATGGGCAGCAAGAGCAATTACATGGATATTAGGACAACAGGAATGACTGGGGAAAGCAGAGATGGAGTAATGGTTGCTGGAGGAATAGGAGGAGAAGTAGTTGTTGATATGCGAGGTGTAGCTGAAAATGGGACAGAGGCTGGGGAAGATTCTGATGATGACGGTCATGGCTCGGCATCAGAGATTTCCACCATCGCTAAGGAGGTGGACAAAGTGAACCAAATCATCAACAATTGCATTGATGCCCTGAAGCTGGATGCCTCTGCCAATATTGCGACGACAGCTGATGATGGTAACTCTCTGTCCTCGTCCCAGCCTCCTTGCATGGCACCCCTTTCCCGCAATCTCCTGCCACTCTCTACTTCCTCCACTGGAGATCAGATAATGGCCTCTTCTCCAAAGGTGCATTCAAAGTCACAGCCACACCCTCAGCCTCAGCCACAACCTCAGTCCCATCCTCAGCCTCACCCACAACTACATCAGCAGCCTCATCCCCCTTCTATGGCCCCGGTGCCCCTAGTCATGCCCCTGTCGGAGCGGCCTGGCATCAGTGGAGGTGGGTTTCTTTCCCCTCCTTACCGTGACCCACCCCCAGCTAATGCAGTACGGCCCCTTCAGAGGCAGCAGAGTGCTGAGACCGCTGTGGTAAAGAACCGTTGTGGTCCTCCTGCTGCAGTATCTGTCAAGAATACAAGGATGTACAGTGTTGATATACCTGAGCAGCGAAATGATCCACCCAAGTACCCTACAGAAAAGGGCAGTCCTGCCATTTGTGGTGGGATAGGTGGAAGTGGGGGACTTGGTGGTGTAGGGGGGTGTGGTGGAAATGGCAAGGGAAACATAAATGGTGGTGGGTTGAGTTTAAATGGAGGCGGAATGGGTTGTAATAATGGGAATGGAAGTGGATGCGGGGTCGCTGGGCCTGGACAGCAGCAGCATCACTTAGAGGTTCAGCCAGACTACCACAGCTCAGAGCACCGACACTCCTTTCCTGCACTCTActatgatgatgataatgactCACCCTTACCAGCCCAAAAGGCCTCATTTCTCAAACCACTGGGGCGAACCAAGAGGGATGCCACAGCCACCTACTCCCAGCTCTCTCCTTCTCGTCACCATAACTACAATTCTGGGTACTCCTCCAGTCCAGAGTACTCATCTGAGAGCACTCTACGCATCTGGGAGCGATTTCGACCATACAAGAAAAACCCACGTGAGGAAGCCTCCTACATAGCCGCAGGCCACGCATTGCGTAAGAAGGTGCAGTTTGCCAAGGATGAGGATCTTCATGATATTTTGGATTACTGGAAGGGCGTTTCTGCccagcaaaagctgtga